In a single window of the Papaver somniferum cultivar HN1 chromosome 8, ASM357369v1, whole genome shotgun sequence genome:
- the LOC113303227 gene encoding microsomal glutathione S-transferase 3-like: MGVVDLLPKEYGYVVLALVFYCFLNFWMAFQVGKARKKYKVFYPVMYATESENKDAKLFNCVQRGHQNSLEMMPMFFVMLGLGGLQHPLISASLGLLYVVGRFLYFTGYATGNPQNRLKPGGISFLALTGLIVCTISLGINLLRA; encoded by the exons ATGGGAGTTGTTGACTTGTTGCCAAAGGAGTATGGATATGTAGTTCTGGCTCTTGTTTTCTACTGCTTTCTCAATTTCTGGATGGCTTTCCAAGTTGGCAAAGCTAGGAAGAA GTACAAGGTATTCTATCCTGTTATGTACGCAACAGAATCTGAAAACAAGGATGCCAAGCTCTTCAATTGTGTTCAG AGAGGGCATCAGAATTCACTGGAAATGATGCCAATGTTCTTCGTCATGTTGGGTCTAGGAGGTCTTCAACATCCACTGATTTCTGCTAGTCTTGGACTGCTTTATGTCGTGGGTCGTTTTCTCTACTTCACTGGTTATGCTACTGGGAATCCTCAGAACCGTCTGAAGCCCGG GGGTATCAGTTTTTTGGCATTGACGGGTCTGATTGTCTGCACAATATCATTGGGAATCAATCTTTTGAGGGCATGA